The following proteins are encoded in a genomic region of Pseudoxanthomonas suwonensis 11-1:
- the ppsR gene encoding posphoenolpyruvate synthetase regulatory kinase/phosphorylase PpsR: MNAIRPVFYVSDGTGITAETIGHSLLTQFSGFQFLTDRIAFVDDMDKARETVLRIREAGERYGVRPIVVNSCVDPQMSTVIAESGALMLDVFAPFIGPLERELNQPRQARVGRAHGIVDFDSYHRRIEAMNYALAHDDGVALDYNEADVVLVGVSRAGKTPTCVYLALHYGVKAANYPLTDGDLDHDQLPPRLKPFRRKLFGLTIDPERLQQIRQERRPDSNYSRLETCRREVQAAEALFARERIPTLSTTHTSIEEISSKVLATFGLQREMF; this comes from the coding sequence ATGAATGCAATACGCCCTGTTTTCTACGTATCGGATGGTACCGGTATCACGGCGGAGACCATCGGCCACAGCCTGCTCACGCAGTTCAGCGGCTTCCAGTTCCTCACCGATCGCATCGCCTTCGTCGACGACATGGACAAGGCGCGCGAGACCGTCCTGCGCATACGCGAAGCAGGCGAACGGTATGGCGTGCGCCCGATCGTGGTGAACTCCTGCGTCGATCCGCAGATGAGCACCGTCATCGCCGAAAGCGGCGCGCTGATGCTGGATGTGTTCGCTCCGTTCATCGGACCGCTGGAGCGCGAGCTCAACCAGCCCAGGCAGGCGAGGGTGGGTCGCGCGCACGGCATCGTCGACTTCGACAGCTACCACCGCCGCATCGAGGCGATGAATTACGCCCTTGCGCATGACGATGGCGTCGCGCTGGACTACAACGAGGCCGATGTCGTGCTCGTGGGTGTATCGCGCGCGGGCAAGACCCCGACCTGCGTCTACCTGGCCCTGCACTACGGAGTGAAGGCGGCGAACTATCCGCTCACCGATGGCGACCTCGACCACGACCAGCTGCCGCCGCGGCTGAAGCCGTTCCGGCGCAAGCTGTTCGGCCTGACCATCGACCCGGAGCGGCTGCAGCAGATCCGCCAGGAACGGCGGCCGGATTCGAACTATTCGCGGCTGGAAACCTGCCGCCGCGAGGTGCAGGCGGCCGAGGCGCTGTTCGCGCGCGAGCGCATCCCGACGCTGAGCACCACGCATACCTCGATCGAGGAGATCTCCAGCAAGGTGCTGGCCACCTTCGGCCTGCAGCGGGAGATGTTCTGA
- a CDS encoding LLM class flavin-dependent oxidoreductase, whose protein sequence is MAFDPRSIPLSVLDLAPVCEGSHVSTALANTVGLARHAESLGYRRFWLAEHHNMPGIASAATAVLIAHVAAHTSRIRLGAGGIMLPNHSPLQVAEQFGTLAALHPGRIDLGVGRAPGTDHATAKALRRYFESADRFPQDVQELLGFFAPEQPGQAVRAVPGAGLDVPVWILGSSLFGAQLAAALGLPYAFASHFAPDAMEEAMLVYHRHFRPSKQCPEPYVMLAVNVVAAGTDVEARRLFTTPQQAFVNLRRGKAGLIPPPVDDMEGYWTPEEKAGVERALACSVVGDRDTVAEGLSRFVQRHRPNELIVVANIHDHQARLDSYRIAAGAWGLQPARTDA, encoded by the coding sequence ATGGCCTTCGATCCGCGCTCCATCCCGCTGTCGGTCCTGGACCTGGCCCCGGTCTGCGAGGGCTCGCACGTGTCCACCGCGCTGGCCAACACGGTCGGCCTGGCCCGCCACGCCGAATCGCTGGGCTACCGCCGCTTCTGGCTGGCCGAACACCACAACATGCCCGGCATCGCCAGCGCCGCCACCGCGGTGCTGATCGCGCACGTGGCCGCGCACACCTCGCGGATCCGGCTGGGGGCGGGTGGGATCATGCTCCCCAACCACTCGCCGCTGCAGGTGGCCGAGCAGTTCGGCACCCTGGCGGCGCTGCACCCGGGCCGGATCGACCTCGGCGTCGGCCGGGCCCCGGGTACCGACCATGCCACCGCCAAGGCCCTGCGTCGCTATTTCGAATCCGCCGACCGCTTCCCCCAGGACGTGCAGGAGCTGCTGGGCTTTTTCGCCCCCGAACAGCCGGGGCAGGCGGTGCGCGCCGTGCCCGGCGCGGGCCTGGACGTGCCGGTGTGGATCCTGGGCTCCAGCCTGTTCGGCGCCCAGCTCGCGGCGGCCCTGGGCCTGCCGTACGCGTTCGCCTCGCACTTCGCGCCGGATGCGATGGAGGAGGCCATGCTGGTCTACCACCGCCACTTCCGTCCCTCGAAACAGTGCCCCGAGCCGTACGTGATGCTGGCGGTGAACGTGGTTGCGGCCGGAACCGACGTGGAGGCCCGGCGCCTGTTCACTACCCCGCAGCAGGCCTTCGTGAACCTGCGGCGCGGCAAGGCCGGGCTGATCCCGCCGCCGGTGGACGACATGGAGGGCTACTGGACGCCGGAGGAGAAGGCCGGGGTGGAGCGGGCGCTGGCCTGCAGCGTGGTCGGCGACCGCGACACAGTGGCCGAGGGCCTGTCCCGCTTCGTCCAGCGCCATCGCCCCAATGAGCTGATCGTGGTGGCCAACATCCACGACCACCAGGCCCGCCTGGACTCCTACCGGATCGCCGCCGGGGCCTGGGGGCTGCAGCCGGCCCGGACGGACGCCTGA
- a CDS encoding protein adenylyltransferase SelO, which yields MQIEFDNSFLRDLPGDPEAGPRVREVFAAWSRVDPTPVADPRLLAWSPEAAALVGLGAEDVADPDFARVCGGNALLEGMQPWAANYGGHQFGSWAGQLGDGRAISLGEAIAADGRRWELQLKGAGRTPYSRFADGRAVLRSSIREFLCSEAMHHLGIPTTRALSLVGTGEEVVRDMFYDGHPRPEPGAVVCRMAPSFLRFGSWQLPASRGDTALLRQLTDHVQRHHFPDLHGLGPAGDAEWFAQVCERTAEMVAGWMRVGFVHGVMNTDNMSILGLTIDYGPYGWLEDYDPGWTPNTTDAQGRRYRYGTQPQVAYWNLTRLAQALAPLFGEAAPLEAGLQRFLDAWARAEREMVAGKLGLARAGADDVALFEDLRTVLQAGQFDLTAFFRRLGEGDPAADDAGGFAAVSYDADAFASATAALSDWLARYAARLADDPLTAEQRRERMRLANPRYVPRNWLAQEAIDQAEAGNLAPLSNLLEVMRRPYEDQPGRDHYAGLRPGWARDRAGCSMLSCSS from the coding sequence ATGCAGATCGAATTCGACAACAGCTTCCTGCGCGACCTGCCCGGCGATCCCGAGGCCGGACCGCGGGTGCGCGAGGTATTCGCGGCCTGGTCGCGGGTGGATCCCACCCCGGTGGCCGATCCGCGCCTGCTGGCTTGGTCGCCCGAAGCCGCGGCCCTGGTCGGGCTCGGCGCCGAGGACGTGGCCGATCCGGACTTCGCGCGTGTGTGCGGTGGCAACGCCCTGCTCGAGGGCATGCAGCCCTGGGCGGCCAACTACGGCGGCCACCAGTTCGGCAGCTGGGCCGGGCAGCTGGGCGACGGGCGCGCGATCTCGCTGGGCGAGGCCATCGCGGCGGACGGCCGGCGCTGGGAGCTGCAGCTCAAGGGGGCGGGGCGCACGCCCTACTCGCGCTTCGCCGATGGCCGCGCGGTGCTGCGCTCCTCGATCCGCGAGTTCCTGTGCAGCGAGGCGATGCACCACCTGGGCATTCCCACCACCCGGGCGCTGTCGCTGGTCGGCACCGGCGAGGAGGTGGTGCGCGACATGTTCTACGACGGCCACCCGCGTCCGGAGCCGGGTGCCGTGGTGTGCCGGATGGCGCCGAGCTTCCTGCGCTTCGGCAGCTGGCAGCTGCCGGCGTCGCGCGGCGACACCGCGCTGCTGCGCCAGCTCACCGACCACGTCCAGCGCCATCATTTCCCCGACCTGCACGGACTCGGTCCCGCCGGCGATGCCGAATGGTTCGCGCAGGTGTGCGAGCGCACCGCGGAGATGGTGGCCGGCTGGATGCGGGTGGGCTTCGTCCACGGGGTGATGAACACCGACAACATGTCCATCCTCGGCCTGACCATCGACTACGGTCCCTACGGCTGGCTGGAGGACTACGACCCTGGCTGGACTCCCAACACCACCGACGCCCAGGGTCGGCGCTACCGCTATGGCACCCAGCCGCAGGTGGCGTACTGGAACCTGACCCGGCTGGCGCAGGCGCTGGCACCGCTGTTCGGCGAGGCCGCGCCGCTGGAGGCCGGGCTGCAGCGCTTCCTCGACGCCTGGGCCCGGGCCGAGCGCGAAATGGTCGCCGGCAAGCTGGGCCTGGCGCGGGCAGGGGCCGATGACGTGGCCCTGTTCGAGGACCTGCGCACGGTGCTGCAGGCCGGGCAGTTCGACCTGACCGCCTTCTTCCGCAGGCTGGGCGAGGGTGACCCGGCCGCCGACGATGCCGGCGGGTTCGCGGCCGTGTCCTACGACGCCGATGCGTTCGCCTCCGCCACTGCGGCGCTAAGTGACTGGCTGGCGCGCTATGCCGCGCGCCTGGCCGACGACCCGCTGACCGCGGAGCAGCGCCGCGAACGCATGCGCCTGGCCAATCCGCGCTACGTGCCGCGCAACTGGCTGGCGCAGGAAGCCATCGACCAGGCCGAGGCCGGCAACCTCGCGCCACTGTCGAACCTGCTCGAGGTGATGCGGCGGCCGTACGAGGACCAGCCCGGGCGCGATCATTACGCCGGCCTTCGCCCCGGGTGGGCTCGCGACCGGGCCGGCTGCTCGATGCTGTCCTGCAGCTCCTGA
- a CDS encoding glutathione S-transferase, whose product MLTVHHLENSRSQRVLWLLEELALPYRVVLHKRDPRTLLAPEALRAVHPLGKAPVLVDEGQALAESGAILEYLVERYDTGHDFSPPQEPTLSEERLLYRYWMHYAEGSAMPPMLLTLVLRRIRNAPMPFFARPIARALVDRTLSAFVSPQVRLHLDWMEQALDGGGWFAGERFTAADIQMSFPIEAAAARAGLDSYPNLRGFLERIHARPAYQRALEQGGPFSVATG is encoded by the coding sequence ATGCTGACCGTCCACCACCTTGAGAACTCCCGCTCCCAGCGCGTGCTCTGGCTGCTGGAGGAACTGGCCCTGCCGTACCGCGTGGTCCTCCACAAGCGCGACCCCAGGACCCTGCTGGCGCCGGAGGCGCTGCGGGCCGTGCATCCGCTGGGCAAGGCCCCGGTGCTGGTCGACGAGGGCCAGGCCTTGGCCGAGTCCGGCGCGATCCTGGAATACCTGGTCGAGCGCTACGACACCGGCCACGATTTCTCGCCGCCGCAGGAGCCGACCCTTTCCGAGGAGCGGCTGCTGTACCGCTACTGGATGCACTACGCCGAGGGCTCGGCGATGCCGCCGATGCTGCTGACCCTGGTCCTGCGCCGGATCCGCAATGCGCCGATGCCGTTCTTTGCACGGCCCATCGCCCGTGCCCTGGTCGACCGCACCCTGTCGGCCTTCGTCTCGCCGCAGGTCAGGCTGCACCTGGACTGGATGGAGCAGGCGCTGGACGGTGGCGGCTGGTTCGCCGGCGAGCGCTTCACCGCCGCCGACATCCAGATGAGTTTCCCGATCGAGGCCGCCGCCGCGCGCGCCGGCCTGGACAGCTATCCGAACCTGCGCGGCTTCCTCGAGCGCATCCACGCACGCCCGGCCTACCAGCGTGCGCTGGAGCAGGGCGGCCCGTTCTCGGTCGCCACCGGCTGA
- a CDS encoding cold-shock protein — protein MSDRQTGTVKWFNDAKGFGFITPESGADLFVHFRSIQGSGFKSLQEGQKVSFIVVQGQKGLQADQVQAL, from the coding sequence ATGTCCGATCGTCAGACCGGTACCGTCAAGTGGTTCAACGACGCCAAGGGCTTTGGCTTCATCACCCCGGAGAGCGGCGCCGACCTGTTCGTGCACTTCCGCTCGATCCAGGGTTCGGGCTTCAAGTCGCTGCAGGAAGGCCAGAAGGTCTCCTTCATCGTGGTGCAGGGCCAGAAGGGCCTGCAGGCCGACCAGGTCCAGGCGCTGTAA
- a CDS encoding adenine phosphoribosyltransferase, translating into MTATAAGAAAQPAWASLLRDVPDFPSPGIMFRDICPLLADGEGFAAMLEDLAAPWRGIGIDVVAGAEARGFILGAALAPLLGAGFVPLRKPGKLPGPVVEESYSLEYGSDRLQIQAGAVAPGTRVLLVDDVLATGGTLAAAARLLVRQQARLVGGVVLLELEALGGRALWKADAPLVALLRR; encoded by the coding sequence ATGACCGCAACCGCCGCCGGAGCCGCCGCCCAGCCGGCCTGGGCCTCGCTGCTGCGCGATGTCCCCGATTTCCCGTCGCCGGGCATCATGTTCCGCGACATCTGCCCGCTGCTGGCCGACGGGGAGGGCTTCGCCGCCATGCTCGAGGACCTGGCCGCACCGTGGCGTGGCATCGGGATCGACGTGGTCGCGGGGGCCGAGGCCCGCGGTTTCATCCTCGGCGCCGCGCTGGCGCCGCTGCTGGGCGCGGGCTTCGTGCCGCTGCGCAAGCCGGGCAAGCTGCCGGGCCCGGTAGTCGAGGAAAGCTATTCCCTGGAATACGGCAGCGATCGCCTGCAGATCCAGGCCGGCGCGGTGGCTCCGGGCACCCGGGTGCTGCTGGTCGACGACGTGCTCGCCACCGGTGGCACCCTGGCGGCGGCAGCGCGGCTGCTGGTCCGGCAGCAGGCCCGGCTCGTGGGCGGCGTGGTGCTGCTGGAGCTGGAAGCCCTGGGCGGCCGCGCCCTGTGGAAGGCCGATGCGCCGCTGGTGGCGCTGTTGAGGCGGTGA
- a CDS encoding DUF1249 domain-containing protein: protein MQQQTLPIAARIPRIGRFSWLMGLYAENHARLTRLFAPAGLARGSYISSLGDGLDVRLDVLERHAYTVELRLTYDMCDPVTGEPDPSAYLRLYNDARQVETTHCYVGRRWQDTIGMYPPPAEVVGHRLRMNTFLGKWLEYLAEQGHGVATLSAAPPRPEAPAVKLAEG, encoded by the coding sequence ATGCAGCAGCAGACCCTCCCCATCGCCGCGCGCATTCCCAGGATCGGCCGCTTCAGCTGGCTGATGGGCCTGTACGCGGAGAACCACGCCCGCCTGACCCGGCTGTTCGCGCCGGCCGGGCTGGCCCGCGGCAGCTACATCTCCTCGCTCGGCGACGGGCTGGACGTGCGCCTGGACGTGCTCGAGCGCCACGCCTACACGGTGGAGCTGCGCCTGACCTACGACATGTGCGATCCGGTCACCGGCGAGCCCGATCCTTCCGCCTACCTGCGCCTGTACAACGACGCCCGCCAGGTCGAGACCACCCACTGCTACGTGGGCCGGCGCTGGCAGGACACGATCGGCATGTATCCGCCGCCGGCGGAAGTGGTCGGCCACCGCCTGCGGATGAACACCTTCCTCGGCAAGTGGCTGGAATACCTGGCCGAGCAGGGCCATGGCGTGGCCACCCTGTCCGCGGCACCGCCGCGGCCGGAGGCGCCGGCGGTGAAGCTGGCGGAGGGTTGA
- the ppsA gene encoding phosphoenolpyruvate synthase — translation MNQNILWLHELRLADLARVGGKNSSLGEMIGHLSGLGVSVPGGFATTAEAFKDFIAHNDLHQRIYDRLAQLDVEDVNALTAAGREIRQWVIDAPLQPALDADIRTAYARLCSENGGGDIAVAVRSSATAEDLPDASFAGQQETFLNVTGADDVVHKVKEVFASLYNDRAIAYRVHHGFKHEDVFLSAGVQLMVRSDVGASGVLFTLDTESGFRDVVFVTASYGLGEMVVQGAVNPDEFYVYKPTLKQGKPAILRRALGSKAIRMVYSDKPGERVRTEDTPAELRSRFSLSDEDVQELSRQALTIEEHYGRPMDIEWAKDGVTGKLFIVQARPETVKSRGHATQIERFTLGQRGEVIAEGRAIGQKIGAGIARVVRSLEDMERVQPGDVLVADMTDPDWEPVMKRASAIVTNRGGRTCHAAIIARELGVPAVVGTGNALELIKDGQEVTVSCAEGDTGYIYEGALPFERTTTDLGNMPPAPLKIMMNVANPERAFDFGQLPNAGIGLARLEMIIASHIGVHPKALLDYARQDAETKKKIDAKIAGYADPVSFYVDRLAEGIATLTASVAPNPVIVRLSDFKSNEYANLIGGHRYEPEEENPMIGFRGASRYVDPSFADAFALECKAVLRVRNEMGLDNLWVMIPFVRTLEEGRKVVEVLAANGLRQGENGLKIIMMCEVPSNALLADEFLEIFDGFSIGSNDLTQLSLGLDRDSSIVAHLFDERNPAVKKLLSMAIKAARAKGKYVGICGQGPSDHPDLAQWLMEEGIESVSLNPDTVVDTWLRLAKSRAG, via the coding sequence TTGAACCAGAACATCCTGTGGTTGCATGAGTTGCGCCTCGCCGACCTGGCACGCGTAGGCGGCAAGAATTCCTCCCTCGGCGAGATGATCGGGCACCTGTCCGGCCTCGGCGTCTCGGTGCCCGGTGGCTTCGCCACCACCGCCGAGGCATTCAAGGATTTCATCGCGCACAACGATCTGCACCAGCGCATCTACGACCGGCTCGCGCAGCTGGACGTGGAGGACGTCAACGCGCTGACCGCCGCTGGCCGCGAGATCCGCCAGTGGGTGATCGACGCCCCGCTGCAGCCAGCGCTGGACGCGGACATCCGCACCGCCTACGCGAGGCTGTGCAGCGAGAATGGCGGCGGCGACATCGCCGTCGCGGTGCGTTCCTCCGCCACCGCCGAGGACCTGCCCGACGCTTCTTTCGCCGGCCAGCAGGAAACCTTCCTCAACGTGACCGGTGCCGACGACGTCGTGCACAAGGTCAAGGAAGTGTTCGCCTCGCTGTACAACGACCGCGCGATCGCCTACCGCGTGCACCACGGCTTCAAGCACGAGGACGTGTTCCTGTCGGCGGGCGTGCAGCTGATGGTGCGTTCGGATGTCGGCGCCTCCGGCGTGCTGTTCACCCTGGACACCGAGTCCGGCTTCCGCGACGTGGTGTTCGTCACCGCCAGCTACGGCCTGGGCGAGATGGTCGTGCAGGGCGCGGTGAACCCGGACGAGTTCTACGTCTACAAGCCCACGCTGAAGCAGGGCAAGCCGGCGATCCTGCGCCGCGCCCTGGGCAGCAAGGCGATCCGCATGGTGTATTCGGACAAGCCCGGCGAGCGCGTGCGCACCGAGGACACGCCTGCGGAACTGCGCAGCCGCTTCTCGCTGTCCGACGAGGACGTGCAGGAGCTGTCCCGCCAGGCACTGACCATCGAGGAACACTACGGCCGCCCGATGGATATCGAGTGGGCCAAGGACGGCGTGACCGGCAAGCTGTTCATCGTGCAGGCACGCCCCGAGACGGTGAAGTCGCGCGGCCACGCCACCCAGATCGAGCGCTTCACCCTGGGCCAGCGCGGCGAAGTGATCGCCGAGGGCCGTGCCATCGGCCAGAAGATCGGCGCCGGTATTGCCCGCGTCGTGCGCTCGCTCGAGGACATGGAGCGCGTGCAGCCCGGCGATGTGCTGGTCGCCGACATGACCGACCCGGACTGGGAGCCGGTGATGAAGCGCGCCAGCGCGATCGTCACCAACCGCGGTGGCCGCACTTGCCACGCGGCGATCATCGCCCGCGAGCTGGGCGTGCCGGCCGTGGTCGGCACCGGCAACGCGCTGGAGCTGATCAAGGACGGCCAGGAAGTCACCGTCAGCTGCGCCGAGGGCGACACCGGCTACATCTACGAAGGCGCCCTGCCCTTCGAGCGCACCACGACCGATCTCGGCAACATGCCGCCGGCGCCGCTGAAGATCATGATGAACGTCGCAAACCCGGAGCGCGCGTTCGACTTCGGCCAGCTGCCCAATGCCGGCATCGGCCTGGCGCGCCTGGAGATGATCATCGCCAGCCACATCGGCGTGCATCCCAAGGCCCTGCTCGATTACGCCAGGCAGGACGCCGAGACGAAGAAGAAGATCGACGCCAAGATCGCCGGCTACGCTGATCCGGTCAGCTTCTACGTCGACCGCCTGGCCGAGGGCATCGCCACCCTCACCGCCTCGGTCGCGCCGAACCCGGTGATCGTGCGCCTGTCGGACTTCAAGTCCAACGAGTACGCCAACCTGATCGGCGGCCACCGCTACGAGCCTGAGGAAGAGAACCCGATGATCGGCTTCCGCGGCGCCAGCCGCTACGTCGATCCGTCCTTCGCCGACGCCTTCGCGCTGGAGTGCAAGGCGGTGCTGCGCGTGCGCAACGAGATGGGCCTGGACAACCTCTGGGTCATGATCCCGTTCGTGCGCACCCTGGAGGAAGGCCGCAAGGTGGTCGAGGTGCTCGCCGCCAACGGCCTGCGCCAGGGCGAGAACGGCCTGAAGATCATCATGATGTGCGAGGTCCCGTCCAATGCGCTGCTGGCGGACGAGTTCCTCGAGATCTTCGACGGTTTCTCCATCGGCTCCAACGACCTGACCCAGCTGTCGCTGGGCCTGGACCGCGATTCGTCGATCGTCGCCCACCTGTTCGACGAACGGAACCCGGCGGTCAAGAAGCTGCTGTCGATGGCGATCAAGGCTGCGCGCGCCAAGGGCAAGTACGTCGGCATCTGCGGCCAGGGTCCCTCGGACCACCCGGACCTGGCCCAGTGGCTGATGGAGGAAGGCATCGAGTCGGTGTCGCTCAACCCCGACACCGTGGTCGATACCTGGCTGCGCCTGGCCAAGAGCCGCGCCGGCTGA